From the Mahella australiensis 50-1 BON genome, the window TGGCCTCTTCAGCCGAGGCCATGACCTCCTCATAATTATCTACATATACCAGGCCTACCACTGGCTGCTTAGCAGCATAATTCTGCTGAAGCAAGGCATAATCAGTGACATCTATCCAATAAAGCATCAATACCGTTTTATCGCTATCCTCGCGATCACCGCGCTGTGTGACATAGTACATCACATCGTAATGCCTGTCTTTCCACACTACACGGCACACATGCGTTTGCTCATCAACGGTAAGCTTTTTAACATCCAATTCCGGAACATAAAATGAAATGTTTTCGCCCATCAAGCGCAACCCTTTGAACAACTGGCCCATATGCTTATTGTACCATATTACCGTTCCATCCATTTCCATGGTAAGCATGGGTAAAGGCACTGACAATACGGCCTTCTTGGCCGCCCAATTCATATCTTTGGAAAGGCCTTCGATATACTCGCTCCAGCGCATATTGCGTCGGCGGCTGCTATGCCAGTTATATAGAACCAGCAACAGCGTCATAGCCAGAGCTATCACCCCTACCTGCCTGTCATACAGCATCAGTATAAGGCTTAAAGCCAGTATTATGAGCAAGTATATATTCAGTTCTGGGATTTCCAACCATTTATTCCATCTATTTTTCATGAATCCATCCCGCCATTATATCTATTCTTTATATTACGCCTTATATGGAATATCTGTTCCGCAACACCCAGCATGGTAAGCATGAGCTGAAATATAACAAAATTCAGTATCATAAGCGCTGTCCTGGCAACGACACTCATATTGCTCATTATCATTATATAATCCAGCGTTGCCAGTCCCTGTATAGCGAATATGAAATTCAACACACCCATTATAGTAGCAAAAACCATATCGAACCCAGATATACCAAAGAGCATACCTACTAACCCAACCACAGCTATGCTCAGCAATCCCTTTGCAGCATCGTTAGGCAATGCCCATTCATGAAACGGCTGTATATCCGATATATCGGCTCCGTATTTTTTCAACCACCGACCGGCTGCCATCATATTGATAAAGCCTGCACTCAAGGAAAGTATCATGATCATAGACGGCAACATTATCTTAAAAATAGCAGTAACTGCCACAGCCATGTCCTCCGGCGATATCGGCTCACCCTGTTGAGGCCGCAGCATACTGAATATACCAGCGTTCATATCAGTTGTGCTAAACAGTGTTCTTAAGGCTTGCTGAATATAATCGAATATTTCTCGGCCTGTAGCCCATTTCACGGCCTGCACGAGCAGGATGCCGGCTACCGCCACCACCACAGACGAGGCTAATGCAGCATAAAAGGCATCCGATTTGCGCTTGAAAAACCAAGCCAGTATAACGACGGTCGGTATCACCAGCACTGCGAAAACCAGCACCGCTATGACACCACCCGTTAAATATAATACAGCTAAAGCCACGCCTATAGATACTGCGCTCCAAAGCCAGCCACGGCGCACGGTTATCATAATAAACGGCGTAGGGGTAAGCAGCAATACGAAATTAATCAGCGGTGCCATAACTAAGGCACGGCATAACAGCGCCGCTAATGCGCCATAACCTATGACCTCCAGCAAAACGCGGCCGCTTTTATTGTCAGACATAAACGCTCCTTTCAACGTGCAAATCTTATTTGATCTTCTCTTACGACCTAGCCGCAGCAATATAAAACGCTTGCTTTACGGCTAAGCGATTGTCCCTTCCCATACTGGGTAAGATCCTAAATATTTGTAGAAGCTGCTGTTATTTGATATTATTTCCAAACATTCGCGTACTATATCATCCTGGCTATGTCCTATCAGATCGACAAAAAAAAGATACTGCCCCAACATTTTCTTAGCTGGCCTAGACTCTATGCGCGTAAGATTTATACCTTTATCAGCAAATACTTTGAGCGTATGATATAGGCTACCGGGGGTATCCTCCACGCTGAAAATTATAGATGTCTTATTATGCAAACCCGGTTGAGCAAGTTCCTTGCTTAAAACTACGAAACGCGTAGCATTGCCGGGCATATCCTGTATGTCCGATACCAGTATACTAAGTCCCCATCGCTGCGCCGCCGATGGCATCGCGATGGCCGCCCATGGTTTGTCGCTCTCCGCCACCAGCTTGGCAGCGGCTGCAGTACTGTATACGTTATGCACGTTTACATCAGGCATATTACTATGTATAAAATGCTGGCATTGGGCTAACGCTTGCGGATGAGAGAATATATCGGTGATATCGCCCATATCTATTCCTCGACGCACCATAAGGCACTGATGCACCGGCAATACCAGCTCAGCCACTATAAATAAATCTACCTCATGGGCCAGCATATCCATGGTAGCGTTAACCGCGCCTTCTATTGAATTCTCTATAGGTACCAATCCTTCATCCACTTTATCGGAAGCTACCGCCCATATAACATCGGGTATGCTAGCATACTCCACCATCTGTCTGGATTTATGGCGACAATATTCCAAAGCCGCCTGTTGTGTGAATGTACCATCCGGTCCCAAAAAGCCGAGTCTTTTCAATCAATTCCTCTCCTACCTATATCATCATCTCTATACTGATATTATAGCAGTTATCTTCGACTATTTCCAGGTTGTAAATCGGCCTATCAATGAAGAAGCGGCACCTCGCTATGAGATACCGCCTAATGTCAATCCGTGGTGTACGGCAACAGCGCTATGGCGCGCGCCCTCTTTATAGCTATGGTAAGCTGACGCTGATGTTTGGCGCAATTGCCTGTTATACGCCTGGGAATTATCTTGCCGCGCTCGGTAACATATTTTTTCAAACGATTTATATCCTTATAATCTATCTGATAGGCCTTATCGGCACAAAAAGCGCACACCTTTTTGCGCATCCTGCGGTTTCCTCTTCTAGGCCTATTATTTCTTTCCCTTTCTTCGCTCACTTAAAGGTAACACCTCTCTTTCTCTTAAAATGGCAGCTCGTCCTCACTGCCTAAATCATAAAATCCTTCCATATCGCTGCTGTCAACCTCATTGGTACTGGCCGTCTCGCGCACAGCTCCTGTAGCATCAGGCGCTGCAACATTGCCTTGTGCCGGAGCCGAACTCCCTCTATCCAGAAATTGGACTTCATCGGCTACCACCTCGGTCACATAACGGCGCTGACCATCCTGTCCATCATACGAACGCATCTGCAGGCGCCCCGATATCGCCACCAACCGTCCTTTGGCAAGATAATTGGCACATAGCTCGGCCAACTTTCTCCACGTTACTATTGGTATAAAGTCAGCGCCTCTTTGTCCATCTTGACTTGTAAAGTTCCTATCCACCGCTACGGTAAAATTAGTAACGCTGACACCACTGGGTAGATATCTTGTCTCCGGATCCCTGGTCAAACGACCTACCAATATTACCTTATTCAACATATTCGCACACCAGCCTTTTATTTGTCTTCTTTTGATATTATCAAATATCTTATTATATCATCCGTTATCTTGTAGACGCGTTCCAGCTCTGCAGGCAGGTCCGGATTAGCTGCGAATTCCATCAACACATAATAGCCTTCGTTGAAATCCTTTATCTCGTAGGCCAACTTGCGCCTGCCCCATTCATCCACATTGCGCACCTCGCCACCCTGCTCTGAAATGAGGTTTTTAAACCTCTCTATCACAGCCTGTGTGGCCTCAGCATCCAATGTGGGATTGATAACGAACATGGTTTCATATTCCCGCATGGTTCTCACCTCCTCATGGACTAATGGCCCAAAGACATACCTTGGGCAAGGATTCGGTTATTATTATACCATCGATGAATATATATGGCAATAAAAAATTTTAGCTACTTATCGCTGAATGCCTTGAGCAATTCTATAGGCAATGGGAACAATATGGTTGAGTTTTTCTCTACGGCGATTTCGCTAAGGGTCTGCAAGTACCTTAGCTGCAATGCCGCAGGGTCCTTTGATATAACCGACGCTGCGGCCAGCAGCTTTTGGGCTGCCTGATATTCACCGTCGGCAGCGATGATCTTGGCACGGCGCTCGCGTTCAGCCTCGGCCTGCTTAGCCATGGCACGCTTCATGGTATCGGGCAACTCGATGCTTTTTATCTCAACTGTCGTAATCTTTATTCCCCATGGATCAGTGGCTTCATCCAAAAGTTTACGCAATATCTCGTTAAGCTCAGCCCTTTTTGAAAGTATTTCATCCAATTCATGCTGGCCCAGCACAGAGCGCAAAATTGTCTGCCCGAGCAGCGTCGTGCTTTGCGTATAGTTGGCCACCTTGGTTACGGCCAATATGGGGTCGAAAACGTTAAAATACACCACCGCATCAACTAAGACGGGTACATTGTCCTTGGTTATGACCTCTTGCTTGGCGACGTCTATCGTGAATGTGCGCAGGTCTATCTTTACCACGCGATCGATCCCGAACGGAAATATAATGTTAAACCCAGGCTCCACTATTCCCATAAGCCGGCCTAAGCGGAAAAGCACGCCGCGTTGGTATTCTGTTATAATAACGGCCATGCCTGGCAGTATTATGAAAGGCACTATCAATAATATCACCAAGGTTATGAACGGGCCAGTTACCTGATCACCTATAGCGTTAGAGCCGGCATTTATGGCAAGGCATGCGAATATGCCCCATACGACCAGTGCTCCAACCACTATGGCAAACACCGGATATTTCTTCCTGGCCAACGCTAAAACCGCCCACACAAGCCACCATATAGCCTCTACGGCTATTATGATCGATAAAACCATTATCGCGGATCCCATATAGCTCACCTCTCCTCAAAATGTCACCTTAATTATATATCATATTTTGGCAAAAGCAAGTGTTTTTGAAGTATTATCCCTCACTCCATACCTAAGCGCCTTAAATATCGAGTCTTCGGATGATTGATAAACGGAAATTATTATTCTATTTTATAACAAATATGATATAATAACAGTAAAAGAAAGGTGATAATCATGTTGAAAAAAACAGGGACCATTATTGCTATAGCTGCAGTTGCCTTGCTATTGATTGCTTTCTTTGCAATAAATACAGGTTTTGCCGAGAGCATGTGGTCGTATATCGGAGAGCAAGCCGCTTCTATCAGAGAACAAAAAAACGACGCAACGATTGCCACTATAGGTGATGCGCGCATAACGCAAAACGACCTTGATTTGGCCATGCTAATGCGTGAACAGGCATATGAACTTCAAAGCAAAGAGATCGATGAATTGCAAAATATGATGCCCGAACAACCAACCAAGGAAAAAGTGCTTGATTCATTGATAGAAAATGAAATACTTTACCAGGAGGCTGTCAAAAGAGGTTGCAGCGTTTCTCTAGATGAAGCTAAAAAGTATCTCGAGGATAATAAAAAGATCTATGATGAAATATCAAGCGGAAAGCTAACACCTGACAATAAAGATATGGCAATTGAAGCTTGCGAAGTGACGGAAGACTTTGCCAAGGGAATGGGGATGACCATAGAAGAGTATATGGAGTACCTTGCACCTGCAGTTCAAAAAGAATTGTCGATAGCTAAATTAAAGCAGTCAATACTACAGTCAGCTCCCTCTGATGTAAAGAGCGGCCCTCAAAAAGCAGAAGAATACTTTAACAAACAAAAAGAAGAAATTAAAAAAAATTATAATGTTAAATATAACGTCATAGACCCCGCGGCTAAAACCGGAGGCTTGTAAAAGCCCTGCTATCTATTTAGCCCCCTGATAGACTTGGATAAAGTTATTGTATGTGATAATATACAAATAAGCGTTAGAGATCTTATGATTGGAACACTGGAAGCACGTAATAGTAGTTATATTAACGCTAAAGCGGTCGAATTAGAACAAGAATATTTATGCCACGAAAGCCTCTTGGCAATGAGTGCCGACATGTTAGGCTGATGTGCCAGGTACCAGCCATGCTCCAGAGCCCAACTTCTTGCTCAACATGGAGGATGCCGGTGATGCCTGCAAACATGCCGGCGGAGGCTCATTGTCAAAAGGATCGTGGAATAAATACGGGAAATGCTCCATCGACTGCATGTAGTTGATATAAAAACACATGTAATACAGGGCTTACCAGTCACGACCACGAAATTCTTTAAGTATAGAGGCTAAATAATCATGACACAAAAGCAATATAGCGAAGAATTTAAGGAGCAGATAATCAAAGAGTGTAATGATGGTGGCATCTTTACGGACGCGACGAATATATTTTTAGAATTACTATAAAACATCATAGAGGTGATGCAAAATGCGGAAAATAACAGTTTCGTTTTTGATAATCATTGTGTTGCTTTCCACTGGA encodes:
- a CDS encoding YybS family protein: MSDNKSGRVLLEVIGYGALAALLCRALVMAPLINFVLLLTPTPFIMITVRRGWLWSAVSIGVALAVLYLTGGVIAVLVFAVLVIPTVVILAWFFKRKSDAFYAALASSVVVAVAGILLVQAVKWATGREIFDYIQQALRTLFSTTDMNAGIFSMLRPQQGEPISPEDMAVAVTAIFKIMLPSMIMILSLSAGFINMMAAGRWLKKYGADISDIQPFHEWALPNDAAKGLLSIAVVGLVGMLFGISGFDMVFATIMGVLNFIFAIQGLATLDYIMIMSNMSVVARTALMILNFVIFQLMLTMLGVAEQIFHIRRNIKNRYNGGMDS
- the pheA gene encoding prephenate dehydratase, which translates into the protein MKRLGFLGPDGTFTQQAALEYCRHKSRQMVEYASIPDVIWAVASDKVDEGLVPIENSIEGAVNATMDMLAHEVDLFIVAELVLPVHQCLMVRRGIDMGDITDIFSHPQALAQCQHFIHSNMPDVNVHNVYSTAAAAKLVAESDKPWAAIAMPSAAQRWGLSILVSDIQDMPGNATRFVVLSKELAQPGLHNKTSIIFSVEDTPGSLYHTLKVFADKGINLTRIESRPAKKMLGQYLFFVDLIGHSQDDIVRECLEIISNNSSFYKYLGSYPVWEGTIA
- the rpsR gene encoding 30S ribosomal protein S18, with product MRKKVCAFCADKAYQIDYKDINRLKKYVTERGKIIPRRITGNCAKHQRQLTIAIKRARAIALLPYTTD
- a CDS encoding single-stranded DNA-binding protein; this encodes MLNKVILVGRLTRDPETRYLPSGVSVTNFTVAVDRNFTSQDGQRGADFIPIVTWRKLAELCANYLAKGRLVAISGRLQMRSYDGQDGQRRYVTEVVADEVQFLDRGSSAPAQGNVAAPDATGAVRETASTNEVDSSDMEGFYDLGSEDELPF
- the rpsF gene encoding 30S ribosomal protein S6, whose protein sequence is MREYETMFVINPTLDAEATQAVIERFKNLISEQGGEVRNVDEWGRRKLAYEIKDFNEGYYVLMEFAANPDLPAELERVYKITDDIIRYLIISKEDK
- a CDS encoding slipin family protein; translated protein: MGSAIMVLSIIIAVEAIWWLVWAVLALARKKYPVFAIVVGALVVWGIFACLAINAGSNAIGDQVTGPFITLVILLIVPFIILPGMAVIITEYQRGVLFRLGRLMGIVEPGFNIIFPFGIDRVVKIDLRTFTIDVAKQEVITKDNVPVLVDAVVYFNVFDPILAVTKVANYTQSTTLLGQTILRSVLGQHELDEILSKRAELNEILRKLLDEATDPWGIKITTVEIKSIELPDTMKRAMAKQAEAERERRAKIIAADGEYQAAQKLLAAASVISKDPAALQLRYLQTLSEIAVEKNSTILFPLPIELLKAFSDK
- a CDS encoding SurA N-terminal domain-containing protein, with the protein product MLKKTGTIIAIAAVALLLIAFFAINTGFAESMWSYIGEQAASIREQKNDATIATIGDARITQNDLDLAMLMREQAYELQSKEIDELQNMMPEQPTKEKVLDSLIENEILYQEAVKRGCSVSLDEAKKYLEDNKKIYDEISSGKLTPDNKDMAIEACEVTEDFAKGMGMTIEEYMEYLAPAVQKELSIAKLKQSILQSAPSDVKSGPQKAEEYFNKQKEEIKKNYNVKYNVIDPAAKTGGL